The Streptomyces sp. TLI_105 DNA segment CGCCGCGGAGGCTGCCCAGGCAGAGGGCGTACGCGGCGGATTTGAACAACACGACGGCCAGGAGGGCGCCCACGCCCCAGGCGTGCGGGTCCTCGGCCAGTCCGGCCAGGGTGGCCTGGCCGGACGAGGCCACGTCGACGGGGGTGCGACCCGTGACGAGCGTGTAGAGGGCGGCGCAGCCTCCGGCGGCGACGGCGCAGATCACCGTCCGGACGAAGGTGGAGGCCGCAACGAAGACGGCGATCAACCGGCCAGCGATGATCACCACGTGCACCAGCGCGCCGATCCCCGCCGCGAGCACGATCGACCACACCACGTCCCCGGTGTCCAGGCGCGGGGGAGCGGTGGGGAAGTGGATGGAGAGACTGCCCGTCTCCAAGCCCGTCCAGCGGCCGAAGCCCGTGAACACCACGGCTCCGACGCCGCTCGAGAGCAGGGCGGGAAGCATGATGACGAACAGCTGGGGGCCACCCACGCCCGCCACCTCGATCAGGAGGATCGCGGCGATGAGCGGGTTGCCGAAGATGGCGGAGACGGCCGCCGCCGAGCCCGCCGCGCCCAGCAGGGCGGTGCTCTGCGGGGTGGCCGGGGCACGGACGAGACGCCGGAAGAGCAGGGCCAGACCGCCGCCGAGCGCGATCAGGGGTGCCTCCGGGCCGAGGGCGGCACCGAGCGGGAGGCTGGCGAACGCCGCGATGATCACCCCGGGCACGGCGGCGGCCGAGGCCTCACCGGCGTGCAGGCCGTACGCCGGAACGTGACCGCCGGCGCCGGGCAGATGGGTCACCACCAGCCCCACGAGGATTCCGGCCACGGCGAGCAGGGGCAGCGGCCACCAGGCCGGTGGGGTGTCCCAGCCCAGCGCCTTCGGCAGGTCGGCCCACATCACGTGTTCGAGCTCGTGCAGACCGGCGAGGAACCAGAAGGCGGCCAGGGAGACCGGGACGCCGATGAGCGCGCTGAACACCAGGACCTTGCGGTAGGCGGGCTTCCGCAGGAGGTCCCGCAATCGGTCGGCCTCCGCGGACTCCACGGGCTCTTCGGAGGGGGCCGGGCCGGCTTGCGACGCCGTCATGGATTCCGTCCTTCCGGACCTGGGGCGGGGAGGTCATGGTTCGGGCTCCTCCGGTGCCGAGGAGGACTGGCGTCGTTCCAGGCCGATCCGGACCGCTCCGACGAGGGCCTTCGCGATCACACCTACGAGGACGAGGTCGGCCACCATCTGGCCCGTGGTCAGCACCCGAGCCGTCTGCGAGACCGGCACGATGTCACCGAAGCCGACCGTGGCGAAGACGGTCACCGTGAAGTACAGAGCGTCGTTCCTGCTGAGCGGTTCGGAGAAGGGGTGTTCTCCCTGTCCTCGTGCGTAGAGGTAGTAGGTGGCCGAGAACAGCAGCAGGAACAGCGGGACCGCGGTGG contains these protein-coding regions:
- a CDS encoding potassium channel family protein; this translates as MSAPREGERGRRIGPRRVRLLLPLLRSAVVVTAATTAYFLLPLDRDFDQHTGTVLILGILGIGALLALQAVSIVGSPYPRLRAVEALSTAVPLFLLLFSATYYLYARGQGEHPFSEPLSRNDALYFTVTVFATVGFGDIVPVSQTARVLTTGQMVADLVLVGVIAKALVGAVRIGLERRQSSSAPEEPEP
- a CDS encoding chloride channel protein — encoded protein: MTASQAGPAPSEEPVESAEADRLRDLLRKPAYRKVLVFSALIGVPVSLAAFWFLAGLHELEHVMWADLPKALGWDTPPAWWPLPLLAVAGILVGLVVTHLPGAGGHVPAYGLHAGEASAAAVPGVIIAAFASLPLGAALGPEAPLIALGGGLALLFRRLVRAPATPQSTALLGAAGSAAAVSAIFGNPLIAAILLIEVAGVGGPQLFVIMLPALLSSGVGAVVFTGFGRWTGLETGSLSIHFPTAPPRLDTGDVVWSIVLAAGIGALVHVVIIAGRLIAVFVAASTFVRTVICAVAAGGCAALYTLVTGRTPVDVASSGQATLAGLAEDPHAWGVGALLAVVLFKSAAYALCLGSLRGGLVFPVLFLGAAAGVLLAPLPGLGVIPAVAAGMAATSAAALRLPVSSVALVVLVLGNAETIPVVILGAVTAFVTGELLPTGPPVMRRRPPEDETAGDEAGRGRDAVQG